A single window of Acanthopagrus latus isolate v.2019 chromosome 1, fAcaLat1.1, whole genome shotgun sequence DNA harbors:
- the tomm20b gene encoding mitochondrial import receptor subunit TOM20 homolog B: MMGGKTSAIAAGVCGALFVGYCIYFDRKRRSDPNFKNRLRERRRKQKVAKERAGLAKLPDLKDAEAVQKFFLEEIQLGEELLAQGDYEKGVDHLTNAIAVCGQPQQLLQVLQQTLPPPVFQMLLTKLPSISQRIVSAQSLSEDDIE; this comes from the exons ATGATGGGCGGGAAGACCAGTGCGATAGCCGCGGGGGTGTGCGGGGCTCTGTTCGTCGGTTACTGCATCTACTTCGACAGGAAAAGACGGAGTGACCCCAACTTCAAGAACAGGCTGCGAGAAC ggaggagaaagCAGAAGGTGGCCAAAGAGAGAGCAGGCCTGGCAAAG CTTCCAGACCTGAAGGATGCTGAAGCAGTTCAGAAGTTCTTCCTGGAGGAGATCCAGCTGggggaggagctgctggctcAGG GAGACTATGAGAAAGGTGTGGACCACCTGACCAACGCCATCGCGGTGTGCGGTCagcctcagcagctgctgcaggtgctgcagcagaCTCTGCCACCGCCTGTCTTCCAGATGCTGCTCACCAAACTGCCCAGCATCAGTCAG